In the Topomyia yanbarensis strain Yona2022 chromosome 3, ASM3024719v1, whole genome shotgun sequence genome, one interval contains:
- the LOC131688977 gene encoding uncharacterized protein LOC131688977: MSQPQMAADWHADYSDNLVLHDISVESTTTSGDGDGINDNGVSSSYADDDDLGGDVTASLSHVYSSAAHGVGPIVSDVLFVSTTATTSPSTYSSSTLSQSQSLPLSSASGTLESNEQPAYGDDDNHDTVVDEDNGDDDDGEYELNFQSTASTSSSDYDSQPDEQEDADEIFTANDNDITYVTTNNDPDLITNNSFDVESSTVVSVVSSADDIQLDYVAKLGYIEEEKLPNDDPLALYEHLNGAEMDDVVDVELISLEDGPISGEEMRKTRNKLYYKNVQEKQGQESERVEIHTLPSPVENRSQIVPVPISPPQVPIYLVHEAVGSNDEQKEGPVLPRLLVNISIATDNGTGTVQHSVYVLQVSIPTPSEYIPRPNPSEFDRETVDSNHSCPPEPPPAPPCPIKCPNSSLFEKYQVINVIDESGSFEEVEDSSEAPDFKTNEIKSTVSRSEEQSTETTITEQDTDGTMPPVWECPKITPPPILILEGELMQI; encoded by the coding sequence ATGTCACAACCGCAAATGGCTGCTGACTGGCATGCTGATTATTCAGATAATTTAGTTTTGCATGATATTAGCGTAGAATCTACTACTACTAGCGGTGACGGTGATGGTATTAACGATAATGGTGTTAGTTCATCCTACGCCGACGACGACGACTTGGGTGGTGACGTAACGGCATCATTATCCCACGTCTACTCTTCTGCCGCGCACGGTGTTGGTCCTATTGTTTCTGATGTTTTGTTTGTCTCTACTACCGCAACTACTTCACCTTCCACCTATTCATCTTCCACTctatcacaatcacaatcattACCGCTATCTTCCGCTTCCGGTACGCTGGAGTCAAATGAGCAACCAGCATATGGCGATGACGACAACCACGACACCGTCGTCGACGAAGACaacggcgacgacgacgacggggaGTATGAGCTGAATTTTCAATCAACTGCGAGCACCAGCTCATCCGATTACGATTCTCAGCCGGATGAGCAAGAGGATGCTGATGAAATTTTTACCGCTAATGATAATGACATAACATATGTTACAACTAACAATGATCCTGATTTAATCACAAATAATTCATTTGATGTGGAGTCAAGTACGGTGGTCTCGGTCGTGTCTTCTGCTGACGATATCCAGCTAGATTACGTTGCTAAACTTGGTTACATCGAGGAGGAGAAACTGCCAAATGATGATCCATTGGCACTATACGAACATCTCAACGGTGCGGAGATGGACGATGTTGTGGACGTTGAGCTCATTAGCCTCGAAGATGGTCCAATTAGTGGTGAAGAGATGAGGAAAACAAGAAATAAGCTTTACTATAAGAACGTTCAGGAAAAACAGGGTCAAGAATCGGAACGTGTGGAAATTCACACGCTGCCTTCGCCTGTGGAGAATAGAAGCCAAATAGTTCCTGTTCCCATCAGTCCTCCTCAGGTACCGATTTATCTGGTTCACGAAGCTGTTGGATCGAATGACGAGCAAAAAGAAGGTCCTGTTTTGCCACGTTTGTTAGTCAATATATCTATAGCAACGGACAATGGGACCGGGACAGTTCAGCACTCGGTATATGTTCTGCAGGTATCGATACCAACTCCATCCGAGTATATTCCCCGGCCGAACCCATCCGAATTCGATCGAGAAACTGTTGATTCAAACCATTCTTGTCCACCTGAACCACCACCTGCTCCACCCTGTCCTATAAAATGTCCCAATTCTTCACTTTTCGAAAAATACCAGGTAATAAATGTAATCGATGAAAGTGGTTCCTTTGAAGAGGTTGAAGATAGCTCCGAAGCTCCtgatttcaaaacaaatgaGATAAAATCCACGGTGTCAAGATCCGAGGAACAATCTACGGAAACGACCATCACTGAACAAGATACAGACGGTACGATGCCACCAGTGTGGGAATGCCCAAAGATTACCCCACCGCCGATTCTAATCCTGGAAGGTGAGCTAATGCAAATTTAA